From a region of the Leishmania major strain Friedlin complete genome, chromosome 4 genome:
- a CDS encoding putative serine peptidase, Clan S-, family S54 produces the protein MQQPCFFAARCGAQRISRLATAAAATVSSSPAIMRCAMSSSSSSSTSSNGLLTVHASATAMHALHSGSLPVSSTLTQRNLSALATSLTALRTMRGAATIVVPARASFFAGAAVSPMATACSSLFAAQRCYGVARATRVALSPKKSNEGSGQLQGVNNLERYKGEEEDEQKNGGGNEQENPFNMNSGPGYLPFPPPFHTINIVMILFLANVMCYLIMNLGNDDWRDFVVEHCTLSHENWTRIYPLFTNAFYQENILQLLIDCWLLWQFGDTMLGFLGNTRMTFFALLCTLGGSVIHVARQKFELYYGMDELEVRGRCYGPNPFIMGLVAIEGLIFRHLNFIQQPPIPFLVLTAFVMVIDVWRIFTTKPEEHGAATGGALMAYLFWALPTRMLGLDKLTATL, from the coding sequence ATGCAGCAGCCATGCTTCTTTGCCGCGCGCTGTGGCGCACAGCGGATTTCGCGGctggcgacagcagcggcagcaacagtgTCGTCATCGCCCGCGATAATGCGCTGCgccatgagcagcagcagcagcagcagcactagCAGCAACGGCCTGCTCACGGTGCACGCCTCAGCAACCGCCATGCACGCCCTCCATTCGGGGTCGCTGCCTGTGTCGTCGACGCTGACGCAGCGGAACCTGTCGGCGCTTGCGACAAGCCTGACCGCCCTTCGCACGatgcgcggcgccgctaccATTGTAGTTCCGGCGCGCGCCTCGTTCTTCGCGGGAGCCGCGGTCTCGCCAATGGCGACAGCGTGCTCGTCGCTcttcgctgcgcagcgctgctaCGGCGTCGCCAGAGCCACCCGCGTTGCGCTCTCCCCAAAGAAGAGCAACGAAGGCAGCGGCCAGCTGCAGGGCGTCAACAACCTCGAACGCTAcaagggagaggaagaggacgagcAGAAGAATGGCGGTGGCAACGAGCAGGAGAACCCGTTCAACATGAACTCCGGTCCAGGCTACCTGCCCTTCCCCCCGCCCTTCCACACCATCAACATCGTCATgatcctcttcctcgccaaCGTGATGTGCTACCTGATCATGAACCTCGGCAATGACGACTGGCGTGACTTCGTGGTGGAGCACTGCACTCTTTCACACGAGAACTGGACACGCATCTACCCCCTCTTCACGAACGCCTTCTATCAAGAGAAcatcctccagctgctcatCGACTGCTGGCTGCTCTGGCAGTTCGGCGACACGATGCTGGGCTTCCTGGGCAACACGCGCATGACCTTTttcgcgctgctgtgcacgctCGGGGGCAGCGTCATCCATGTGGCGCGGCAGAAATTCGAGCTGTACTACGGAATGGACGAGCTGGAGGTGCGTGGCCGCTGCTACGGACCAAACCCGTTCATCATGGGTCTCGTGGCGATCGAGGGGCTCATCTTCCGTCACCTGAACTTCATTCAGCAGCCGCCGATCCCCTTCCTCGTGCTGACGGCGTTCGTTATGGTGATCGACGTTTGGCGCATCTTCACGACGAAGCCGGAGGAGCACGGCGCGGCCACCGGCGGTGCCCTCATGGCGTACCTCTTCTGGGCCCTGCCGACTCGCATGCTGGGTCTCGACAAGCTCACTGCCACGCTCTAG
- a CDS encoding tyrosine phospatase-like protein produces the protein MSAPPSQPHSMWVRRGHSTHDAAAALFEEMSHAARTGGGAGALPTSLLTAAPRSHVQHLRGSRCGGTAADASLSQPSYSTGLSPAATTTTTVTSPSGGHTSLPLALPNPLPTPSAATPYFYVHRLGSRRSAVGQYHVNCHSRGGSDPAAAPHAWGVPPSSPTYPPPPSRSNLFPGLVSAATAGAPMDIENGAGHNSPGSLSTSSQSLTASTGLGGGAGSGAVGGSHLTTPPTTRGTPAAAAAATPVAAPVYVWHSSSSMAGAAPWLRLHRPANAAAACVGGRRGSAAPAAGTSGRTGGVWTPQNPGSSGVGTLASPPHPTYSLTLLEHAHLSTVFGAADEDAAQRSSTGGLSGRDTGGGVPAMTRGLSQPHHQQELHADPVAGSGASGSLSAALPLTLVPPFRFARVESGVYRGAYPVLRNFPYIRRLRLRTMVSLIPEPPTYDLKCFAEAEHIQLHHIHAERAKGEVQLLPSELSEALQLIMNKDMHPLYIHCLDGRHVTGLVIMALRKLLQWDANVANAEFQRFTREVQDEAAFIADYTGPLLVPPHLPAWLWGGSIYDAATGQQKRLPTTIRLRLSTAVSGGAGSAAATAGGVAAAPGAGLGCVSASASGGASSVTGTGPVNGPLSAASVAVGHKPKGTMRGPSGDLRSQAAAPWMCVPQAETVAADGQHYIDVDRLPVAPPLRGSLPGAAAPQWIPSAEPSAAASTGTVSGSGSGTGTLNVHLQLTRSSAHSSRSTSEKSNMAGLPAVVSAAAAASSTGGVGGDSRWQSTVSWDALQQHQRRLASSLIHRNAAPSKGPGASGLLDGRVSALLWTPGLIVPSATVGGGSGIPGSGRVSGGSAGSSGGGGGAAGGNANGGGGAVVGVNGPPTGSSQPPSARTPKRSYSR, from the coding sequence ATGAGCGCTCCGCCATCGCAGCCGCACTCGATGTGGGTACGCCGAGGGCACAGCAcacacgacgccgccgccgctctctttGAGGAGATGAGTCATGCGGCGCGGacgggaggcggagctggtgcaTTACCAACGTCCTTGCTgacagcggcaccgcggtcGCATGTGCAGCACTTGCGTGGCAGTCGCTGCGGGGGCACCGCAGCTGATGCCTCGTTATCGCAACCCTCCTACAGCACAGGCCTGTCGCCGGCGGCAACGACAACCACGACAGTCACGTCgcccagcggcggccacacGTCGCTGCCACTAGCGCTGCCCAACCCCCTTCCGACGCCGTCCGCGGCGACTCCGTACTTTTACGTACATCGCCTCGGCTCTCGGAGGTCGGCTGTAGGCCAGTACCACGTGAATTGTCACAGCCGCGGCGGGAGTGAtccggctgcggcgccacacGCATGGGGCGTGCCGCCGTCATCCCCGACGTAccccccgccgccgtcgcggagcAACTTGTTTCCAGGCCTTGTAAGCGCCGCTACCGCCGGCGCCCCGATGGACATCGAAAACGGCGCCGGTCACAACAGTCCGGGCTCCCTGTCAACATCGTCGCAGTCTCTCACTGCCTCCACGGgactcggcggcggcgctggaagCGGTGCAGTGGGGGGATCGCACCTCACGACGCCACCTACCACGCGTGGcacgcctgctgctgctgctgctgccacgccaGTAGCGGCGCCCGTGTATGTGTGGCACAGCTCGAGCTCGATGGCCGGAGCGGCGCCATGGCTGCGCTTGCATCGGCCCGCCaatgccgcagcagcctgcGTAGGAGGGCGACGGGGATcggcggcaccagcggccGGGACCAGCGGAAGGACTGGCGGCGTGTGGACACCACAGAAtccaggcagcagcggggtcGGCAcgctggcgtcgccgccgcaccccACTTATtcgctgacgctgctcgagcacgcgcacctcaGCACCGTCTTTGGAGCAgccgacgaagacgccgccCAGCGGAGCTCCACTGGCGGTCTGAGCGGGAGGGACacgggtggtggtgtgccAGCGATGACAAGAGGTCtctcgcagccgcaccaTCAGCAAGAGCTTCACGCTGATCCTGTCGCCGGCAGTGGCGCTTCGGGATCACTGTCTGCGGCGCTACCCCTCACCCTCGTCCCGCCGTTCCGCTTCGCACGCGTGGAGTCCGGGGTGTACCGCGGCGCCTACCCCGTCCTGCGGAATTTCCCGTACATtcggcggctgcgactgcgtACGATGGTGTCGCTCATTCCTGAGCCGCCGACGTACGACCTCAAGTGCTTCGCGGAGGCAGAGCACATCCAGCTGCACCACATCCACGCCGAACGCGCCAAGGGCGAGGTGCAACTGTTGCCGTCGGAGCtgagcgaggcgctgcagctcatcaTGAACAAGGATATGCACCCCCTGTACATCCACTGTCTGGACGGCCGTCACGTCACCGGTCTCGTCATcatggcgctgcgcaagctgctgcagtgggaTGCGAACGTCGCCAACGCCGAGTTTCAGCGCTTCACCCGCGAGGTGCAAGATGAGGCGGCGTTCATTGCTGACTACACCGGGCCTCTCCTAGTGCCACCGCACTTGCCGGCATGGCTCTGGGGTGGGTCCATCTACGACGCTGCCACTGGCCAGCAGAAGCGTCTGCCTACAACCATACGGCTGCGCTTGTCCACCGCGGTGTCCGGTGgggccggcagcgccgcggccacagCGGGAGGTGTGGCCGCAGCACCTGGAGCCGGGCTCGGTTGCGTTTCTGCGTCCGCGTCCGGTGGTGCATCATCGGTCACCGGTACTGGCCCCGTGAATGGCCCGCTGAGTGCCGCGAGCGTTGCCGTGGGCCACAAACCGAAGGGGACGATGCGCGGCCCTAGTGGCGATCTCCGTTCAcaagccgcagcaccgtggATGTGCGTACCGCAGGCCGAGACGGTGGCCGCAGACGGGCAGCATTACATCGATGTTGACCGCCTTCCTGTCGCACCGCCGCTACGCGGCAGTCTACcgggcgccgcggcgccgcagtgGATTCCATCGGCGGAGCCGTCAGCCGCCGCGAGCACCGGCACTGTCTCTGGCAGCGGTAGTGGCACCGGCACACTGAACGTGCACCTCCAACTCACCcggagcagcgcgcactCCTCCCGCTCCACCAGTGAGAAGAGCAACATGGCTGGGCTCCCGGCAGTGgtctcggcggcggcggcggcaagctCGACCGGCGGTGTTGGAGGCGATAGCCGCTGGCAGAGCACAGTATCTTgggatgcgctgcagcagcatcagcggcggtTGGCCTCCTCCCTTATCCACAGAAACGCCGCTCCCAGCAAGGGTCCTGGCGCCAGTGGGCTGCTGGATGGTCGTGTGAGCGCGCTCCTCTGGACGCCGGGGCTGATAGTGCCGTCAGCGActgtcggcggcggcagcggtatCCCGGGAAGTGGCCGCGTGAGTGGTGGCTCAGCTGGCAGTagtggtggaggcggtggcgctgccggtggaAACGCaaacggcggcggtggggcaGTGGTTGGGGTCAATGGGCCGCCGACCGGCTCGTCGCAGCCGCCCTCAGCGCGGACACCGAAGCGCAGCTACTCTCGCTGA